One window of the Salvia miltiorrhiza cultivar Shanhuang (shh) chromosome 6, IMPLAD_Smil_shh, whole genome shotgun sequence genome contains the following:
- the LOC130990172 gene encoding putative calcium-transporting ATPase 11, plasma membrane-type has product MRSAVRPYSIYSDTVAKMESFIPAEFDLNHKGSSEEAQKRWRDAVGKLVKNRRRRFRYAADLEKRSEAKEQMRRLRENIRVSFVAYTAALRFIEAGQAMKPPSAVGSGASRSNEQDIASELGTGLKEDARLAGFRIDPDKLATIVSSYDIKTLTKLKGIEGLAARLNVSLDEGVKSEDVATRKNVFGPNLYTEKPSKSFWMFLWEAFQDVTLMILIVCAVVSIGVGLATEGWPKGMYDGVGIILSIFLVVMVTAVSDYKQSLQFKELDKEKKKIFIQVTRDGTRQKISIYDLVVGDIVHLSIGDQVPADGIFVKGYNLLIDQSSLTGESVPVNIYEKRPFLLAGTKVQDGTAKMLVTTVGMRTEWGKLMETLSEGGDDETPLQVKLNGVATIIGKIGLAFAALTFLVLTARFLMDKWLNHKLSKWNSSDAVTLLNYFATAVTIIVVAVPEGLPLAVTLSFAFAMKKLMSENALVRHLAACETMGSATCICTDKTGTLTTNHMVVSKTWICGKIKEVDASSSVGALDSSISGAVLKILLQAIFNNTGSEVVKNKDGEISILGTPTEAAILELGLHLGGDLDEQRRMCKLLKLEPFNSEKKKMSALVILPDGKLRAFCKGASEIILKMCDKSINADGEPVPLMEEQGRNVLDVINGFANEALRTLCLAFKEIDDGFHGNSIPDDGYTLIAVVGIKDPIRPGVKEAVQTCLEASITVRMVTGDNINTAKAIARECGILKNDDLAVEGPAFRHKTPHEMGLEIPRIKVMARASPSDKHVLVKTCRSLLREVAAVTGDGTNDAPAMHEADIGLAMGIAGTEVAKESADVIVLDDNFSTIVTVAKWGRAVYINIQKFVQFQLTVNIVALMISFISACASGSTPLTAVQLLWVNLIMDTLGALALATEPPHEGLMKRPPVGRSESLITMAMWRNIIGQSIYQLTLLLVLNFSGKQILGLNGPDATVVLNTLIFNIFVFCQVFNEINSRDIDKINIFRGIFGNWIFSGIIVSTVVFQVIIVEFLGTFASTVPLKWQLWVLSALLGALSMPIAVLLKCIPVTGKRNGARSDGYERLPSGPGLA; this is encoded by the exons GAAAACATACGTGTATCTTTTGTTGCTTACACTGCAGCACTCAGGTTTATAGAAG CTGGACAAGCAATGAAACCTCCCTCAGCAGTTGGGAGTGGCGCGAGCAGATCCAACGAACAAGATATTGCATCGGAGTTGGGGACTGGGCTCAAAGAGGATGCTAGACTTGCAGGATTTCGGATTGATCCAGATAAACTTGCAACTATAGTATCTTCCTATGATATCAAGACATTAACTAAACTCAAGGGAATTGAAGGGCTTGCTGCGAGATTGAATGTATCTCTAGATGAAGGAGTTAAGTCCGAGGATGTGGCCACCAGAAAAAATGTGTTTGGTCCCAATCTGTACACTGAGAAACCATCCAAGAGCTTCTGGATGTTTCTATGGGAGGCTTTTCAGGATGTGACACTCATGATACTTATAGTCTGTGCCGTGGTTTCCATTGGGGTTGGCCTCGCCACAGAAGGGTGGCCGAAGGGTATGTATGATGGGGTAGGGATCATACTAAGCATATTTTTGGTCGTTATGGTTACTGCAGTTAGTGACTACAAGCAGTCATTGCAGTTCAAGGAGTTGGacaaggagaagaagaagatttttATCCAAGTCACTAGAGATGGAACTAGACAGAAGATCTCTATATATGACTTGGTGGTTGGAGATATCGTTCATCTCTCAATCGGAGACCAAGTTCCAGCAGATGGAATTTTTGTAAAAGGATACAATTTGCTCATTGATCAGTCAAGTCTCACAGGTGAAAGTGTTCCAGTAAATATATATGAGAAACGGCCTTTTCTTTTAGCAGGAACCAAGGTACAAGATGGAACAGCGAAGATGCTGGTGACTACTGTTGGCATGAGAACTGAATGGGGGAAGCTGATGGAAACACTCAGCGAGGGAGGAGACGATGAGACTCCACTACAGGTGAAGCTGAACGGTGTAGCTACAATCATTGGGAAGATCGGACTGGCTTTTGCTGCCCTGACCTTCCTTGTCTTGACAGCAAGGTTTCTTATGGACAAATGGCTAAATCATAAGCTTAGTAAATGGAACTCGAGTGATGCTGTGACGCTTTTGAACTACTTCGCAACTGCAGTGACTATAATTGTGGTTGCAGTGCCGGAAGGGCTGCCTCTTGCAGTGACACTGAGCTTTGCTTTTGCAATGAAGAAGCTGATGAGTGAGAATGCACTGGTTAGGCATCTTGCCGCCTGTGAGACGATGGGATCTGCTACGTGCATTTGCACTGATAAAACGGGGACGTTGACAACGAACCACATGGTAGTGAGTAAGACATGGATCTGTGGAAAAATCAAAGAAGTAGATGCCAGTAGTAGCGTTGGTGCATTGGATTCTAGTATATCAGGAGCTGTGTTGAAAATTCTGTTGCAGGCAATATTCAACAATACAGGGTCTGAGGTAGTGAAGAACAAAGACGGAGAAATTTCCATTTTAGGCACACCTACAGAAGCAGCAATACTAGAGTTGGGACTGCACCTTGGTGGTGATCTTGATGAGCAACGCCGCATGTGCAAGTTGCTGAAACTCGAGCCTTTCAActcggagaagaagaagatgtcTGCACTCGTCATTCTACCAGATGGCAAGCTCCGAGCTTTCTGCAAAGGCGCGTCTGAGATTATACTCAAGATGTGCGACAAGAGCATCAATGCAGATGGGGAACCTGTTCCATTGATGGAAGAACAAGGGAGAAATGTGTTGGATGTGATCAATGGCTTTGCCAACGAAGCTCTACGTACTCTCTGCTTAGCTTTCAAGGAAATTGATGATGGTTTTCATGGGAATAGCATCCCTGATGATGGCTATACGCTGATTGCTGTAGTCGGAATCAAGGACCCCATTCGACCAGGGGTGAAGGAAGCAGTTCAAACTTGTTTAGAAGCAAGCATCACTGTGCGCATGGTCACTGGTGATAACATCAATACAGCTAAGGCAATAGCTAGAGAATGTGGGATTCTCAAAAATGATGATCTTGCAGTTGAAGGTCCAGCTTTTCGTCACAAGACGCCTCATGAGATGGGCCTAGAAATACCAAGAATTAAG GTCATGGCTCGGGCGTCGCCCTCCGACAAACATGTCTTGGTGAAGACCTGCAGAAGTTTGCTTCGAGAGGTAGCTGCAGTTACCGGGGATGGGACTAATGATGCTCCGGCAATGCATGAGGCAGATATTGGACTAGCTATGGGCATTGCTGGAACAGAG GTTGCAAAAGAAAGTGCTGATGTGATTGTGCTGGATGACAATTTCTCAACAATTGTCACTGTCGCAAAGTGGGGGCGTGCAGTGTACATCAACATACAGAAATTTGTGCAATTTCAGCTGACCGTTAACATTGTTGCTCTCATGATCAGCTTCATATCAGCTTGTGCCTCAG GATCTACGCCCCTCACTGCCGTGCAGTTGCTGTGGGTGAACCTAATAATGGACACCCTCGGAGCACTTGCACTCGCCACCGAACCACCACACGAGGGTCTGATGAAGCGGCCGCCCGTCGGGAGGTCGGAGAGTCTCATCACCATGGCCATGTGGAGGAACATCATTGGTCAGAGCATATACCAGCTCACTCTCTTGCTAGTCCTCAATTTTTCTGGGAAGCAGATCTTGGGACTCAATGGCCCTGATGCAACTGTAGTACTCAACACTTTGATATTCAACATATTTGTGTTTTGCCAG GTCTTCAATGAGATAAACAGCCGCGACATCGACAAGATAAACATCTTTAGAGGCATATTTGGGAACTGGATATTCTCAGGAATAATAGTCTCCACAGTTGTATTCCAAGTAATAATAGTAGAGTTCTTAGGTACATTCGCGAGCACCGTACCATTAAAATGGCAGCTATGGGTGCTCAGTGCGCTGCTGGGCGCGCTGAGCATGCCCATTGCCGTTTTATTGAAGTGCATTCCGGTTACAGGGAAACGCAATGGTGCACGAAGCGATGGTTATGAGAGGCTCCCGAGCGGCCCTGGGCTCGCTTGA
- the LOC130990171 gene encoding LOW QUALITY PROTEIN: chromatin-remodeling ATPase INO80 (The sequence of the model RefSeq protein was modified relative to this genomic sequence to represent the inferred CDS: deleted 1 base in 1 codon), whose protein sequence is MDSKRKYTYGNLFNLEPLMNFQLPKQDEDFDYYGNSSQDESRGSQGGDMNGIMSERGSKKKRRSAYSSDEEETGSYSSYISEERYRAMLGDHIQKYKRRLNHAPQNPAARTGTMAIKTNVALKDQKAMNDNRGGFPKFESTSDFLNSSSSQKLGNYPESDFGLQYGASRPNLEPAFLDIGDGITYRIPLPYEKLSSSLSLPSMSDIRVEEFYLKGTLDLGSLDAMMASDNKFQQRSRAGMGDQRPQYESLQARLRAQQTNNSAENFCLSISETALGTDGIPEGAAGRIRRSILSEGGTLQVYYVKVLEKGDTYEIIERGLPKKPKVKKDPSVIEREEMEKLSKYWVNIARKEIPKHHRIFTNFYRKQITDAKRVSEICQREVKMKVSRSLKLMRGAGIRTRKLARDMLVLWKRVDKEMAEVRKREEKEAAEALKREQELREAKRQQQRLNFLLSQTELYSHFMQNKTSQPSGALAVGDEKSNDQEILSEDQQQEEDDPEAAELRREALRAAHDAVSKQKKMTSAFDNECLKLRLAGEAEAPLQDGLVTESSNIDLLHPSTMPVASTVQTPEMFKGSLKEYQLKGLQWLVNCYEQGLNGILADEMGLGKTIQAMAFLAHLAEEKNIWGPFLVVAPASVLNNWADEISRFCPDLKTLPYWGGLQERTVLRKNINPKRLYRREAGFHILITSYQLLVSDEKYFRRVKWQYMVLDEAQAIKSSNSIRWKTLLSFNCRNRLLLTGTPIQNNMAELWALLHFIMPTLFDSHEQFNEWFSKGIESHAEHGGTLNEHQLNRLHAILKPFMLRRVKKDVVSELTGKTEVTVHCKLSSRQQAFYQAIKNKISLAELFDGNRGHLSEKKILNLMNIVIQLRKVCNHPELFERNEGSTYFHFGDVPNSLLPPPFGELEDVFYSGGRSPIAYEIPKLVYQETVGGSKVHNSEAGQYLSSKSIQKLFNIFSPENISSSSLQKDYSSDHNSGRSGAFEFSRFIDLSPAEVSFLATGSFMEILLFSIMRSDRQYLDTILDLLMESDDDDVHDIQHAHIGTEKVRAVTRMLLLPSRSEKNVLRRKLATGPTDAPFEALIMTYQDRLLSDIKLVHSVYSFIPRTRAPPINVRCSDRNFAYKMAEEWHHPWLKRLLTGFARTSDCNGPRKPTGTHPLIQEIDAELPIIQPALQLTYKIFGSCPPMQPFDPAKMLTDSGKLQTLDILLKRLRAQNHRVLLFAQMTKMLNILEDYMNYRKYRYLRLDGSSTIMDRRDMVKDFQHRSDIFVFLLSTRAGGLGINLTAADTVIFYESDWNPTLDLQAMDRAHRLGQTKDVTVYRLICKETVEEKILQRASQKNTVQQLVMTGGHVQGDLLAPEDVVSLLIDDAQLEQKLKEVSQQAKDRQKKKSGAKGIRIDAEGAASLEDFANAELQDNDFEPQDPEKTKSSSKKRKPGGDKQTQPKARAQKGSKQVDSSSPNRTIADYEHEDPSQHAESIQQRPKRLKRPTKSVNENIEPAFTAIQHQSSEL, encoded by the exons ATGGACTCCAAGCGGAAGTATACTTACGGAAATCTATTCAATCTTGAG CCTTTGATGAACTTTCAACTGCCGAAACAAGATGAAGATTTTGATTATTATGGGAATAGTAGTCAGGATGAGAGCAGAGGTAGCCAAG GGGGAGACATGAATGGAATAATGTCGGAGAGGGGATCAAAAAAGAAGAGGCGGAGTGCTTATAGCAGTGACGAGGAAGAAACAGGCAGTTACAGTTCGTATATTTCAGAGGAGCGATATCGTGCAATGCTTGGAGATCATATTCAGAAGTACAAGAGGAGGCTCAATCATGCACCCCAAAATCCTGCGGCAAGAACCGGGACAATGGCAATCAAAACTAATGTGGCCCTTAAAGATCAGAAAGCAATGAATGATAACAGAGGAGGATTTCCCAAGTTTGAATCAACTTCAGATTTTCTAAACAGTAGTAGTTCCCAAAAACTAGGAAACTATCCTGAATCAGATTTTGGGCTGCAATACGGTGCTTCCAG ACCAAATCTTGAACCAGCTTTTCTTGATATTGGGGATGGCATCACATATAGGATTCCTCTTCCTTATGAAAAGCTATCATCATCACTAAGTTTGCCAAGTATGTCAGATATCCGAGTGGAGGAATTTTACTTAAAGGGCACCCTTGACTTGGGGTCATTAGATGCAATGATGGCTTCTGATAACAAGTTTCAGCAGAGAAGCAGGGCAGGGATGGGTGATCAGCGGCCTCAGTATGAATCTCTTCAGGCAAGATTGAGAGCCCAGCAGACCAATAACTCTGCTGAGAATTTCTGTCTAAGCATTAGTGAAACAGCATTGGGAACTGATGGCATTCCAGAAGGGGCAGCTGGAAGGATTAGACGATCTATTTTGTCAGAAGGTGGTACATTGCAGGTTTATTATGTAAAAGTTTTGGAGAAGGGGGATACATATGAG ATTATTGAACGTGGCTTACCCAAGAAGCCAAAGGTGAAGAAAGATCCTTCTGTTATTGAGAGGGAAGAAATGGAAAAGCTTAGTAAATATTGGGTTAATATAGCAAGAAAAGAGATTCCAAAACATCACAGGATTTTCACCAACTTCTACAGAAAGCAAATAACTGATGCTAAGAGAGTTTCTGAAATCTGTCAAAGAGAG GTGAAAATGAAAGTCAGCAGATCCCTCAAATTGATGAGGGGTGCTGGAATCAGGACAAGGAAACTGGCTAGAGACATGCTAGTGCTTTGGAAGAGAGTTGACAAGGAGATG GCGGAAGTGAGGAAAAGAGAGGAAAAAGAAGCTGCTGAAGCTCTGAAGCGAGAACAAGAACTTCGTGAAGCTAAGAGGCAGCAGCAGAGGCTCAATTTTCTGTTGTCACAGACAGAACTTTACAGTCACTTCATGCAGAATAAGACCTCACAGCCCTCTGGAGCATTAGCAGTGGGTGATGAAAAATCTAATGACCAAGAAATTCTTTCAGAAGATCAGCAGCAGGAGGAAGATGATCCTGAAGCTGCTGAATTAAGAAGGGAAGCTCTCAGAGCAGCCCATGATGCAGTTTCAAAGCAGAAGAAAATGACTAGTGCATTTGATAATGAATGCTTAAAGCTACGTCTAGCTGGAGAAGCTGAGGCCCCTCTCCAAGATGGCTTGGTCACTGAGTCTAGCAATATTGATCTGCTGCACCC GTCAACCATGCCTGTAGCATCAACAGTGCAGACGCCTGAGATGTTCAAGGGTTCCCTTAAAGAATATCAGCTAAAAGGCCTTCAGTGGCTTGTAAATTGTTATGAGCAG GGCTTAAATGGTATTCTTGCTGATGAGATGGGTCTGGGAAAGACAATTCAAGCCATGGCATTCTTGGCCCATTTGGCTGAG GAAAAAAATATATGGGGGCCTTTTCTGGTGGTTGCTCCTGCTTCTGTGTTGAATAATTGGGCTGATGAAATCAGCCGTTTCTGTCCTGACTTGAAGACTCTTCCATATTGGGGTGGTCTTCAGGAGCGTACAGTGCTTAGGAAGAACATTAACCCAAAGCGTCTTTATCGAAG AGAAGCTGGATTTCACATTCTCATCACCAGTTACCAGCTGCTGGTTTCTGATGAGAAGTACTTCCGCCGCGTAAAGTGGCAATACATGGTGTTGGATGAAGCCCAGGCAATCAAAAGTTCTAACAG TATAAGATGGAAAACACTGCTCAGTTTCAATTGCCGAAATCGCTTGCTTCTGACTGGAACTCCAATTCAAAATAACATGGCTGAATTGTGGGCACTCTTACATTTTATTATGCCAACTTTATTTGATAGCCATGAGCAATTCAATGAGTGGTTTTCAAAAGG AATTGAGAGTCATGCAGAGCATGGTGGGACATTAAATGAGCACCAGCTTAATCGATTG CATGCCATTCTGAAACCTTTCATGCTGCGAAGAGTTAAGAAGGATGTCGTCTCTGAGCTGACAGGAAAAACCGAAGTTACCGTACACTGTAAATTAAGTTCTCGACAGCAAGCTTTTTACCAAGCTATAAAGAACAAGATATCCCTTGCAGAGTTGTTTGATGGAAACCGTGGACATCTTAGTGAAAAAAAGATTCTAAACCTGATGAACATTGTCATCCAGCTAAGAAAG GTGTGCAATCATCCAGAATTATTTGAGAGAAATGAAGGAAGCACATATTTTCATTTTGGAGATGTCCCAAATTCTCTTCTCCCTCCTCCCTTTGGCGAGCTGGAAGACGTCTTTTACTCTGGTGGCAGAAGCCCTATTGCATACGAG ATACCAAAACTGGTCTACCAAGAGACTGTTGGTGGTTCCAAGGTTCACAACTCAGAAGCTGGCCAGTATTTAAGCAGCAAGTCAATTCAGAAGTTATTTAACATATTCTCACCAGAAAATATCTCCAGTTCTTCACTCCAAAAGGACTACAGTTCGGATCATAATTCTGGACGAAGTGGAGCATTTGAATTCTCCCGCTTTATTGATCTATCACCGGCAGAAGTGTCATTCTTGGCAACTGGTTCTTTCATGGAGATATTATTATTCTCTATTATGAGATCAGATCGCCAATATTTAGACACAATATTGGACCTGTTGATGGaaagtgatgatgatgatgtccACGATATCCAGCATGCCCATATTGGCACGGAAAAAGTGAGAGCTGTCACACGAATGTTGCTACTGCCTAGTAGGTCGGAGAAAAATGTTCTTAGAAGAAAGCTTGCAACAGGTCCTACGGATGCTCCATTTGAGGCTCTTATCATGACTTACCAGGATAGGCTTCTATCTGATATCAAGCTTGTGCATTCAGTATACTCGTTCATCCCTAGAACTAGGGCACCTCCA ATAAATGTCCGCTGTTCAGATAGAAACTTTGCATACAAGATGGCTGAAGAATGGCATCACCCCTGGTTAAAGAGGTTGTTGACTGGATTTGCACGAACATCTGATTGTAATGGCCCAAGGAAACCAACTGGCACTCACCCTTTAATACAAGAGATTGACGCTGAATTACCAATCATACAACCTGCCCTTCAGCTTACATACAAGATCTTCGGGTCTTGTCCTCCCATGCAACCATTTGATCCTGCAAAAATGTTGACA GATTCTGGGAAGCTTCAAACACTTGATATACTTCTGAAGCGTCTACGGGCACAAAATCATCGTGTTCTTCTTTTTGCACAAATGACAAAAATGCTGAATATCCTCGAG GATTATATGAACTACAGGAAATACCGGTATTTGAGGCTTGATGGGTCATCCACAATAATGGATCGCCGTGACATGGTGAAAGATTTCCAGCACCG GAGTGATATCTTTGTGTTCTTGCTGAGCACAAGAGCTGGTGGGCTTGGAATCAACTTGACAGCTGCTGACACAGTCATATTTTATGAAAGTGACTGGAATCCAACtttggatttacaggcaatggATCGGGCCCATCGTCTGGGTCAAACTAAGGAT GTAACTGTGTATCGCTTAATCTGTAAAGAGACGGTAGAGGAAAAAATTCTGCAGAGAGCGAGTCAGAAAAACACCGTCCAGCAGCTTGTGATGACGGGTGGTCATGTCCAAGGTGACCTTTTGGCTCCTGAGGACGTTGTATCATTATTGATCGATGATGCTCAACTGGAGCAAAAACTAAAAGAAGTCTCACAACAG GCAAAAGATAGACAAAAGAAGAAGAGTGGTGCTAAGGGCATCAGAATCGATGCAGAAGGAGCTGCGTCTTTGGAGGATTTTGCTAATGCTGAATTACAGGACAATGACTTTGAACCTCAAGATCCTGAA AAAACAAAATCCAGCAGCAAAAAG AGGAAACCCGGTGGTGACAAGCAAACACAGCCGAAAGCAAGGGCTCAGAAGGGCTCAAAGCAGGTTGATTCATCATCACCAAATCGAACAATAGCGGACTACGAACACGAGGATCCCTCACAGCACGCCGAATCGATACAGCAAAGACCAAAGAGGTTGAAAAGGCCAACAAAGAGTGTGAATGAGAACATCGAACCTGCATTTACAGCTATTCAACACCAGAGCTCAGAACTGTAG